In one window of Vibrio sp. DW001 DNA:
- a CDS encoding aminotransferase class I/II-fold pyridoxal phosphate-dependent enzyme has protein sequence MKTYPLESIALEQAKEKQFKLVDCIAQEFNGSDFLSMGDLGVVPGLNRPKMTSKIEKVIANFFDAESAMLVRGAGTGAIRSCLFAMIKSGGTILVHDAPIYPTTEVNIEAMGLHVVRADFNDFDNLKKMLASTDIDLCLIQHTRQKPDDSYNLETTIKLVNEYNIETLIDDNYAVMKVNNIGSELNATVSTFSSFKLFGPQGVGVIVGSKDVIDNVRRVNYSGGCQVQGHEAQEVLRGLTFAPVQHAIQSEVNEALVQILNTEQYPYVKTAFLANAQSKVLLVEFNENIAELVTHAAEKLGGLPNPVGAESKYELLPLFYRVSGTFIKSDPTLKQRMIRINPNRAGHNTILRILDEAVNAIN, from the coding sequence ATGAAAACATATCCGTTAGAGTCGATTGCTTTAGAACAGGCAAAGGAAAAACAATTCAAACTTGTTGATTGTATTGCTCAAGAATTTAATGGATCAGATTTCTTATCGATGGGTGACCTTGGTGTTGTCCCAGGTTTAAATCGACCTAAAATGACAAGCAAAATTGAAAAGGTCATCGCCAATTTTTTTGATGCAGAATCAGCCATGCTAGTACGTGGTGCAGGTACTGGCGCAATTCGTTCCTGTTTATTTGCTATGATCAAATCTGGAGGGACGATCTTAGTCCACGACGCTCCTATCTACCCAACGACAGAAGTCAATATTGAGGCCATGGGATTACATGTTGTACGCGCTGACTTTAATGATTTTGATAACCTTAAGAAGATGTTAGCGAGTACCGATATTGATCTTTGCCTTATTCAACATACGCGACAAAAACCAGATGACTCATACAACCTAGAGACCACGATTAAATTAGTAAATGAATATAATATTGAAACCTTGATTGACGACAACTATGCCGTAATGAAGGTCAATAATATAGGATCTGAATTAAACGCGACTGTCTCTACATTCAGTTCCTTTAAGTTGTTTGGCCCCCAAGGCGTCGGTGTTATTGTTGGTTCTAAGGATGTTATAGATAATGTACGCAGAGTTAACTACTCTGGTGGCTGCCAGGTTCAAGGTCATGAAGCGCAAGAAGTATTGAGAGGTTTGACATTTGCACCCGTGCAGCATGCAATACAATCAGAGGTCAATGAAGCGTTAGTTCAAATACTGAATACCGAACAGTACCCTTATGTGAAAACAGCATTTCTTGCTAATGCACAATCCAAAGTTCTTCTTGTTGAGTTCAATGAAAATATCGCTGAATTGGTAACACACGCGGCAGAAAAACTTGGGGGATTGCCTAATCCGGTTGGGGCTGAATCTAAGTATGAACTGCTCCCATTGTTCTATCGTGTCTCTGGCACTTTTATTAAATCTGACCCAACGTTAAAACAAAGAATGATCCGAATTAATCCTAATCGTGCGGGACATAATACGATTCTTCGCATCTTAGATGAAGCAGTCAACGCAATAAACTAA
- a CDS encoding phosphotriesterase-related protein has product MNNFTLMHEHIHLDLSAVKNDSDCLLNCYEQTVRELKDLKEKGVNRIVEVTNVGIGRNIEYTEKVQQETGINIVSCTGFYKEPFLPKWVHSCSIEDLSRYMTQEIIEGIDGTNRKADLIGEIGSSLNLFTDTEKKVFRASAITSKETGVVITTHTSLGTLGDIQIEIFKDEGVDLTNVIIGHVDLSGDIDYIRKLLDSGVNVEFDTIGKVSYLSDEIRAKILSDLVHEGYQDQILMSMDITRKSHMKEFGGVGYCFLFDSFIPKLYELGVSEKNIVQILEKNPNRLIGVQE; this is encoded by the coding sequence ATGAATAATTTTACCTTGATGCACGAGCATATTCACCTTGATCTGTCAGCCGTTAAGAATGATTCAGATTGTTTACTTAACTGTTATGAACAAACCGTAAGAGAATTAAAAGATCTTAAAGAAAAAGGTGTTAACCGAATTGTTGAAGTGACGAACGTTGGTATTGGCAGAAATATTGAATATACCGAAAAAGTTCAACAGGAAACGGGGATAAACATTGTCTCTTGTACTGGTTTTTATAAGGAACCCTTTCTTCCAAAATGGGTACACTCTTGTTCAATAGAAGATCTATCTCGCTATATGACACAAGAAATTATTGAAGGCATTGACGGGACAAATAGAAAAGCGGATTTGATCGGTGAAATAGGCTCCAGCCTCAACCTTTTTACCGATACTGAGAAAAAAGTTTTTAGAGCTTCCGCAATCACATCAAAAGAAACAGGCGTCGTGATAACCACCCATACATCACTAGGCACGTTAGGTGATATTCAAATCGAAATTTTTAAAGATGAAGGCGTTGATTTAACTAACGTTATTATCGGTCATGTCGATTTATCTGGAGACATTGATTATATACGAAAGTTATTAGATTCTGGCGTAAATGTAGAATTTGATACCATTGGTAAAGTGTCCTATTTAAGCGACGAAATACGGGCTAAAATATTAAGTGATTTGGTCCATGAAGGCTATCAAGATCAAATTCTCATGTCGATGGATATTACTAGAAAATCACATATGAAAGAGTTTGGGGGTGTGGGTTATTGCTTCTTATTTGATAGCTTTATTCCCAAGTTATATGAACTAGGTGTGTCTGAAAAAAACATTGTTCAAATCTTAGAAAAAAATCCAAATAGATTAATAGGTGTCCAAGAATGA